A part of Pectobacterium cacticida genomic DNA contains:
- the mltA gene encoding murein transglycosylase A yields MKGRWGKYVPIAAVIAILVGCQSGPTDRGQQYKDGHLKQPLELVNEPNAKGKPVNARDFMTQVAEIRSASPTLYARNDKTFQAIENWMVAGADTRKLSQFGLSAWQMEGVDNFGNVQFTGYYTPVLQARHTRQGEFRYPLYAMPPKSKKSRRLPDRASIYAGALNERLVLAWTNSLVDNFMMEVQGSAYIDFGDGQPLTFFGYAGKNGHPYRSIGKVLIDRGEVPREEMSMQAIRQWAAQHTEYEVRELFEQNPSFVFFKPMPSAPVKGASAVPLVAKASVASDRSLIPAGTALLMEIPLLDNAGKFTGKYEMRLMVALDVGGAIKGQHFDMYQGIGPDAGHSAGFYNHYGRVWVLKNAQNSTANGSGSSLLVNYQKN; encoded by the coding sequence ATGAAGGGACGGTGGGGGAAATATGTGCCGATCGCGGCGGTCATCGCCATTCTGGTCGGATGTCAATCTGGGCCAACCGATCGCGGTCAGCAGTATAAAGATGGCCACCTCAAACAGCCTCTGGAACTGGTCAATGAACCTAATGCCAAAGGAAAACCGGTCAACGCACGGGACTTTATGACTCAGGTCGCTGAGATCCGGTCAGCATCACCGACGCTCTATGCTCGTAATGATAAAACTTTTCAGGCGATAGAAAATTGGATGGTGGCAGGTGCGGATACGCGTAAGCTAAGCCAGTTTGGGTTGAGCGCCTGGCAGATGGAAGGCGTCGACAATTTTGGTAATGTGCAATTCACGGGTTACTACACGCCGGTATTGCAGGCGCGTCATACCCGCCAGGGCGAGTTCCGCTATCCTTTATACGCCATGCCGCCAAAAAGTAAGAAAAGCCGCCGTCTGCCCGATCGCGCCAGTATTTATGCCGGTGCGCTGAATGAGCGCCTGGTTCTCGCCTGGACTAATTCGCTAGTCGACAATTTTATGATGGAAGTACAGGGCAGCGCCTATATTGATTTCGGTGATGGTCAACCGTTAACGTTCTTTGGCTACGCGGGTAAAAATGGTCATCCTTATCGCAGTATTGGTAAAGTGCTGATCGATCGTGGTGAAGTGCCGCGTGAAGAGATGTCAATGCAGGCCATTCGTCAGTGGGCGGCTCAGCACACCGAGTATGAGGTGCGTGAACTGTTCGAGCAGAACCCCTCTTTTGTCTTTTTCAAGCCAATGCCGTCTGCCCCGGTCAAGGGGGCTAGCGCTGTGCCGCTGGTAGCGAAAGCCTCCGTCGCCTCTGACCGTTCGTTGATCCCGGCTGGTACTGCCCTGTTAATGGAGATACCGCTGTTGGATAACGCAGGCAAGTTTACCGGTAAGTATGAAATGCGTTTGATGGTGGCGTTGGATGTCGGTGGAGCGATTAAAGGTCAACACTTCGATATGTATCAGGGGATCGGCCCGGATGCGGGGCATTCGGCGGGATTCTATAACCATTACGGCCGCGTATGGGTGTTGAAGAACGCTCAAAATAGTACGGCGAACGGCTCTGGCTCCTCGCTGCTAGTTAATTATCAAAAAAATTAA
- the argA gene encoding amino-acid N-acetyltransferase, translating to MKERSTELVQGFRHSVPYINAHRGKTFVIMLGGEAIEHANFSSIVNDIGLLHSLGIKLVVVYGARPQIDANLTMHHQEPHYHKNTRITDSATLELVKQAAGMLQLDITARLSMSLNNTPLQGAHINVVSGNFIIAQPLGVDDGVDYCHSGRIRRIDEEAIHRQLNSGAIVLLGPVAVSVTGESFNLTSEEVATQLAIKLKAEKMIGFCSSQGVTNEDGNIISELFPDEAQKRIDALERAGDYHSGTVRFLRGAVKACRSGVRRSHLISYQDDGALLQELFSRDGIGTQIVMESAEQVRRATINDIGGILELIRPLEEQGILVRRSREQLEMEIDKFTIVVRDNLTIACAALYPFPEESIGEMACVAVHPDYRSSARGDMLLQRIAAQARQQGLQKLFVLTTHSIHWFQERGFLPADVEMLPKKKKALYNYHRRSKILVMDL from the coding sequence GTGAAGGAACGCAGTACAGAACTGGTTCAGGGCTTCCGCCATTCAGTTCCCTATATCAATGCCCATCGCGGCAAGACATTTGTCATCATGTTAGGTGGCGAAGCCATTGAACATGCAAACTTCTCTAGCATCGTCAATGATATTGGGTTGCTACACAGTTTGGGCATTAAACTGGTCGTCGTCTATGGCGCACGCCCCCAGATCGACGCCAACCTGACTATGCATCACCAAGAACCTCACTATCATAAAAACACTCGCATTACCGACAGCGCCACGCTGGAACTGGTAAAACAAGCCGCAGGCATGTTGCAATTGGACATCACCGCTCGACTATCGATGAGCCTGAACAATACGCCGCTGCAAGGTGCTCACATCAATGTCGTTAGCGGCAATTTTATTATCGCGCAACCGCTTGGCGTCGATGATGGAGTAGATTACTGTCACAGCGGTCGCATTCGTCGCATCGACGAAGAGGCCATTCACCGCCAGTTGAATAGTGGCGCAATCGTCTTGCTTGGCCCGGTAGCGGTCTCAGTCACAGGCGAAAGTTTCAATCTCACCTCAGAAGAGGTCGCAACCCAGCTCGCGATTAAGTTGAAGGCAGAAAAAATGATCGGCTTCTGCTCTTCACAGGGTGTGACTAACGAAGATGGCAACATCATTTCCGAGCTGTTTCCCGATGAAGCGCAAAAGCGGATCGACGCGCTGGAACGTGCGGGTGACTACCACTCTGGTACGGTTAGATTTTTGCGCGGGGCGGTCAAAGCCTGTCGTAGCGGCGTACGCCGTAGCCATCTGATCAGTTATCAGGATGACGGCGCGCTACTACAAGAGCTGTTCTCCCGCGACGGAATCGGTACGCAAATTGTTATGGAAAGTGCTGAACAAGTACGCCGTGCGACGATTAACGATATCGGCGGCATTCTGGAGCTTATTCGTCCGCTAGAAGAACAGGGTATCCTGGTGAGGCGCTCACGTGAGCAGCTAGAAATGGAGATCGACAAATTTACCATCGTGGTACGCGATAACCTCACCATCGCCTGCGCCGCGCTATATCCCTTCCCGGAAGAAAGTATCGGCGAAATGGCTTGCGTCGCGGTTCACCCGGATTACCGCAGCTCGGCACGCGGCGATATGCTGTTGCAACGCATTGCCGCTCAGGCACGCCAGCAAGGCTTGCAAAAGCTCTTTGTGCTAACGACACACAGCATTCATTGGTTCCAGGAGCGCGGTTTTTTACCGGCCGATGTGGAAATGCTACCGAAGAAGAAAAAGGCGCTGTACAACTATCACCGCCGCTCGAAGATTCTGGTGATGGATCTCTGA
- the recB gene encoding exodeoxyribonuclease V subunit beta, producing the protein MTNVAPQSLDVMSLPLYGERLIEASAGTGKTYTLAVLYLRLLLGLGQQAAYPRPLLVEEILVVTFTEAATEELRERIRARIHALRIACLRTSAPGNMAQTYKDASLRPLLAEIADLSEAADILLAAERQMDEAAIYTIHGFCQRMLSTNAFESGVLFEHVLIEDEQPLRRQACADFWRRYCYPLPVAIARIIGLEWKGPEDLLADLAPYLHGEAPALRLMPEEGETLQRRHEKIVATIDAYKQHWLASAAGLEALIRDSGVDKRSYSSKHLPNWLQKVTQWAAQPTRDYQLPKELERFAQHTLIEKTKKGEPPVHALFEETQRLLETTLSLRDLVIVRALSAIRTSVNEEKRQRAELGFDDLLGRLDAALQQPEGDRLASAIRERYPVAMIDEFQDTDPQQYRIFRTLYVGQPQCGLLLIGDPKQAIYAFRGADIFTYMHARGEVHAHYTLATNWRSSHQMVHGVNRLFERLDNPFIFQDIPFQSVKPAEAKRGLRFEIAGKLQPALQYWLTGQEPIGIGDYQQQMARQCAAQIRDWLSASQRNEAWLISDDSRRLVQASDMSVLVRSRREASLIRDALKRLSIPSVYLSNRDSVFGTPEASDILWVLQAVLAPEQERTLRSAMATSLMGMDAVQVDALGQSERAWDALVDEFAGYRALWRQRGVLPMLRALMSQHRLAENLLASADGERRLTDILHIGELLQDASSMLDSEHALVRWLSQQIAQPNPQAENQQLRLESDRHLVQIVTIHKSKGLEYPLVWLPFISNYRVQEQGVYHDRASYQAMLDLQNSEETQKLAEEERLAEDLRLLYVALTRSIYHCSVGVAPIQRSRKKDGSSDMHLSALGYLLQRGKEAEAATLVSELESMVGDGVELTPLSLIDERRWQPDRPDSTTLLARHITRRLSDDWRVTSYSGLQQHGSASVQELVPRLDIEAISERQREAEGHLTPHTFPRGASPGTFLHSLFETLDFTQPVEEGWLIDQLQLHGFDVRWSPVLKAWMDSLLNTPLDDHGITLSSLENRDKQAELQFYIPIEARIQAAQLDRLAKRYDALSALCPPLSFQQVKGMLKGFIDLVFRWEGRYYLLDYKSNWLGPDASAYTQASMSQSMAEHRYDLQYQLYTLALHRYLGHRIADYHYERHFGGVFYVFLRGVEAAHPGNGIYALRPAAEFVTELDALFNGEPLKDDGGKGIGMDDVDSGLPA; encoded by the coding sequence ATGACAAATGTTGCGCCGCAATCGTTAGACGTTATGTCGTTGCCGCTTTACGGGGAGCGACTAATTGAGGCGTCGGCCGGAACCGGGAAAACGTATACGCTTGCGGTACTTTACTTGCGTCTGCTGCTGGGGCTTGGTCAACAAGCGGCGTATCCACGCCCGTTACTGGTCGAGGAAATTCTCGTTGTCACTTTTACGGAAGCCGCGACGGAGGAATTACGAGAGCGTATCCGTGCCAGAATCCACGCATTGCGCATTGCCTGCCTGCGCACCAGCGCGCCGGGTAATATGGCGCAGACGTATAAGGATGCATCTCTTCGACCATTGTTGGCGGAAATCGCGGATCTTAGCGAGGCGGCCGATATCTTGCTGGCAGCTGAACGGCAAATGGATGAGGCGGCGATCTACACGATCCATGGTTTTTGCCAACGAATGCTTAGTACGAATGCGTTTGAGTCCGGTGTCCTGTTTGAACATGTGCTGATAGAAGATGAGCAGCCGCTGCGGCGTCAGGCCTGTGCTGATTTCTGGCGTCGTTATTGCTACCCGCTACCGGTCGCTATTGCTCGAATTATCGGTCTGGAGTGGAAAGGGCCGGAAGATCTGCTGGCCGACTTAGCGCCTTATCTGCACGGCGAAGCGCCCGCATTGCGCCTGATGCCAGAGGAGGGCGAGACGTTGCAGCGTCGGCATGAGAAGATCGTCGCGACGATCGATGCCTATAAACAACATTGGCTGGCGTCAGCGGCGGGTTTGGAAGCGCTGATTCGTGATTCTGGCGTTGATAAACGCAGCTATAGCAGCAAACATCTTCCCAACTGGCTACAGAAAGTCACTCAGTGGGCGGCGCAGCCAACACGGGATTATCAACTGCCGAAAGAGTTGGAGAGGTTTGCCCAGCACACGTTAATCGAGAAGACCAAGAAGGGCGAGCCGCCCGTCCATGCCCTGTTTGAGGAAACGCAGCGGTTGCTGGAAACCACGCTATCTCTGCGTGACTTGGTCATTGTGCGTGCGCTATCGGCGATCCGAACGTCGGTAAATGAGGAAAAGCGGCAGCGTGCAGAGTTGGGTTTTGACGATCTGCTGGGCCGTTTGGATGCGGCGTTACAGCAACCGGAGGGGGATCGGCTTGCCAGCGCTATCCGCGAACGCTATCCGGTGGCGATGATCGATGAGTTCCAGGATACCGATCCTCAACAATATCGGATTTTCAGAACGTTATACGTCGGGCAGCCTCAGTGTGGCCTGCTATTGATCGGCGATCCTAAGCAGGCAATTTATGCTTTTCGCGGTGCGGACATTTTTACTTACATGCATGCTCGAGGGGAAGTCCACGCGCATTATACTTTGGCGACGAACTGGCGATCGTCGCACCAGATGGTTCATGGCGTTAATCGTCTGTTTGAACGTCTCGACAATCCTTTTATTTTTCAAGATATCCCCTTCCAGTCGGTTAAGCCTGCCGAGGCTAAACGCGGTTTGCGGTTTGAGATAGCAGGCAAGCTTCAGCCTGCTCTGCAATACTGGCTGACGGGCCAGGAACCTATTGGTATTGGCGATTATCAACAACAGATGGCGCGCCAATGTGCCGCGCAGATCCGTGACTGGCTGTCCGCCAGCCAGCGTAATGAAGCCTGGTTGATCAGTGATGATTCGCGGCGTTTGGTTCAGGCGTCCGATATGAGCGTGCTGGTGCGTAGCCGACGCGAAGCCTCATTGATTCGTGATGCTCTTAAACGTTTGTCCATTCCTTCAGTATACCTGTCTAACCGAGACAGCGTCTTTGGTACGCCAGAAGCCAGTGATATTTTATGGGTGTTACAGGCGGTGCTGGCACCAGAACAGGAACGTACATTACGCAGTGCGATGGCGACGTCCTTGATGGGGATGGATGCCGTGCAGGTTGATGCATTGGGGCAAAGTGAAAGGGCATGGGACGCGCTGGTGGATGAATTTGCAGGATATCGTGCGTTGTGGCGTCAGCGCGGCGTGCTACCCATGCTGCGTGCGCTAATGAGCCAACATCGGCTGGCCGAGAATCTACTCGCGAGTGCCGACGGGGAGCGTCGTCTGACCGATATTCTGCATATTGGCGAATTGTTGCAGGATGCGTCGTCAATGCTCGATAGTGAACACGCGCTGGTGCGCTGGTTATCGCAACAGATTGCCCAGCCAAATCCGCAAGCCGAGAATCAACAACTACGTTTGGAAAGCGATCGCCATCTGGTTCAGATCGTGACGATCCATAAATCGAAAGGGCTGGAATATCCGCTGGTATGGCTGCCTTTCATCAGTAATTATCGCGTGCAGGAGCAGGGGGTCTATCACGATCGCGCCAGCTATCAGGCTATGCTGGATCTGCAAAATAGTGAAGAAACGCAAAAACTGGCGGAAGAGGAGCGGTTGGCAGAAGATTTACGCCTGCTATATGTCGCTCTGACGCGATCTATTTATCATTGTAGTGTTGGCGTCGCGCCCATCCAGCGATCGCGCAAGAAAGACGGCAGCAGCGATATGCATCTGAGCGCGTTAGGCTATTTACTGCAACGGGGTAAAGAAGCTGAGGCTGCCACACTCGTCAGCGAGTTGGAAAGCATGGTGGGCGACGGCGTCGAATTGACGCCACTATCGCTAATTGACGAACGGCGTTGGCAACCGGATAGACCTGACTCGACAACGCTTTTGGCTCGCCATATTACGCGTCGGTTGAGTGATGATTGGCGGGTCACCAGCTATTCTGGGCTGCAACAGCACGGTTCAGCCAGTGTGCAGGAGTTGGTGCCGCGACTGGATATTGAAGCGATAAGCGAACGTCAGCGTGAGGCGGAAGGCCATCTGACCCCGCATACCTTTCCACGCGGTGCGAGTCCCGGGACGTTTCTGCATAGTCTGTTTGAAACGCTGGATTTTACCCAGCCCGTAGAAGAAGGATGGCTGATCGATCAGTTGCAATTACACGGGTTTGACGTTCGCTGGAGCCCGGTCTTGAAGGCATGGATGGACTCGCTGTTGAACACGCCGCTTGATGATCACGGGATTACGCTATCGTCACTGGAAAATAGGGATAAGCAGGCTGAATTACAGTTCTATATTCCCATTGAAGCACGGATACAGGCGGCACAGTTGGATCGATTAGCAAAGCGTTATGACGCGTTGTCTGCACTGTGCCCACCGCTTTCTTTTCAGCAGGTGAAAGGTATGTTGAAAGGGTTTATCGATCTGGTCTTTCGTTGGGAAGGGCGCTACTACCTACTCGATTACAAATCCAATTGGCTTGGCCCAGATGCCAGCGCGTATACCCAAGCGTCAATGAGCCAATCGATGGCTGAACACCGTTACGATCTGCAATATCAGCTTTACACGTTGGCATTGCATCGTTATCTCGGCCATCGGATTGCGGACTACCACTATGAGCGCCATTTTGGCGGAGTGTTTTATGTGTTTTTACGCGGCGTTGAGGCGGCTCATCCTGGTAATGGCATCTATGCGCTTCGCCCCGCAGCTGAATTTGTTACTGAGCTTGATGCGCTTTTCAACGGTGAGCCATTAAAAGACGATGGCGGCAAGGGTATAGGAATGGATGATGTTGATTCAGGGCTACCCGCATGA
- the amiC gene encoding N-acetylmuramoyl-L-alanine amidase AmiC, whose translation MSHSNPLTRRRLLQSAVATWLLSVSGVGVAATTHVIAVRVWPASSYTRVALESNLPLKYKQFSLSHPERIVVDMENIRLNSVLKNIANQLQPDNDPLIKAARIGQFDKNTVRLVLELKQPTTTKVFTLGPVAGFKHRLVLDLYPVAGRYDNEDDPLLALLEDYNKGELERSLPAEAPKAGKVGRDRPLIIMLDPGHGGEDPGAIGKNKTREKDIVLQIARRLRKLIDNESNMKAYMTRNEDVFIPLRVRVAKARKQRADLFISIHADAFTNRSARGSSVFALSKKGATSTAARFLAETQNESDLIGGVSLSGDRYLDHTMFDLVQTVTISDSLKFGKEILTRLGKVNRLHKNSVDQAGFAVLKAPDIPSVLVETAFISNLEEERKLRTSHFQQQIAESIFAGIKAYFASQTGR comes from the coding sequence ATGTCTCATTCGAATCCTCTGACCCGAAGACGTCTATTACAAAGTGCAGTGGCCACCTGGCTATTAAGCGTGAGTGGTGTCGGTGTGGCTGCCACCACTCATGTCATTGCCGTGCGCGTCTGGCCGGCTTCCTCCTACACCCGCGTCGCGCTGGAATCCAATCTTCCGCTGAAATATAAACAGTTCAGCCTCAGTCACCCTGAGCGCATCGTGGTCGATATGGAAAATATTCGCCTCAATAGCGTGTTAAAGAATATCGCCAATCAGTTACAGCCGGATAACGATCCATTGATTAAGGCAGCGCGCATTGGGCAGTTCGATAAGAATACGGTACGCCTGGTGTTGGAGCTTAAGCAACCGACAACGACAAAAGTGTTTACGCTGGGGCCGGTAGCTGGATTCAAACATCGGCTAGTGTTGGATTTGTATCCTGTTGCTGGACGTTACGATAACGAAGACGATCCGCTGCTGGCGCTATTGGAAGATTATAACAAAGGCGAACTGGAGCGTTCACTGCCGGCTGAGGCGCCGAAAGCGGGCAAAGTAGGGCGGGATCGTCCGCTGATTATTATGCTCGATCCCGGCCACGGCGGAGAGGATCCCGGCGCAATCGGTAAGAACAAAACTCGCGAGAAAGACATCGTGCTACAAATCGCTCGCCGTCTGCGTAAGCTAATCGATAATGAATCCAACATGAAAGCGTATATGACGCGTAATGAAGACGTCTTTATTCCACTACGCGTGCGGGTAGCGAAAGCGCGTAAGCAGCGTGCCGATTTGTTCATTTCGATTCATGCGGATGCATTTACCAATCGATCGGCGAGGGGATCGTCGGTGTTTGCGTTGTCAAAGAAAGGCGCCACCAGTACTGCCGCCAGGTTTCTCGCTGAAACGCAGAATGAATCGGATTTGATCGGGGGAGTGAGCTTGAGCGGCGATCGTTATCTGGATCATACGATGTTTGATCTCGTACAGACCGTGACTATTAGCGATAGTTTGAAGTTCGGTAAAGAGATTCTGACCCGATTGGGCAAAGTGAATCGTCTGCATAAAAACAGTGTCGATCAGGCAGGCTTTGCGGTATTGAAAGCGCCGGACATCCCTTCAGTGCTGGTTGAAACGGCATTTATCAGTAATCTGGAAGAAGAGCGTAAGCTACGCACCAGCCATTTCCAGCAGCAAATTGCCGAATCCATTTTTGCCGGAATTAAAGCCTATTTTGCCAGCCAGACCGGACGTTAG
- the recD gene encoding exodeoxyribonuclease V subunit alpha gives MIALLETALARRLLRPLDIQFARMLADETQPALLLAAACLSAHSGAGHVCLPLANLQAQTLFDGREPDLAQDLLTQAGVNTVCAWQQCLQSFDAVSDGSTSTPLVLQEERLYLQRNWQSEGRVAQFIAGEREMPAFDESAIRAVLDRLFPKTDDEVDWQKVAAAVALTRRIAVISGGPGTGKTTTVAKLLAALIELNTGPALRIQLAAPTGKAAARLTESLGAALQRLVVDQRQREAFPQEATTLHRLLGAVADSQRLRYHQNNPLHVDVLIVDEASMVDLPMMANVIAALPAQARLIFLGDRDQLASVEAGAVLGDICRFAEAGYSQGRAQQLHRLTGCQLVGGGAKEQTTVSDSICLLRRSYRFDPHSGIGQLALAVNRGDDVRVRAVLNGEFADIICRPIDEVEAYQGMLAQCVAGYREYLQLIAAGARPDAVLSAFLRYRQLCALREGPFGVAGLNQRIEQALHQAGLIQRSRNPLNRWYPGRPVMIERNDVALGLFNGDIGIAMVGEREQLRVFFPLPNGEMKDVTPSRLPPHETAYAMTVHKSQGSEFDHTALVLPNHVLPVLTRELVYTAITRARQRLSIYTDIGILCRAVQTPTQRYSGLKERISALMEPS, from the coding sequence ATGATCGCGTTGCTTGAAACGGCGCTAGCGCGGCGCTTGTTACGACCACTGGATATTCAGTTTGCCAGAATGCTGGCGGATGAGACGCAGCCCGCGTTACTGCTGGCCGCGGCCTGCCTGAGCGCACATTCAGGAGCGGGGCATGTTTGTTTACCGCTGGCGAATTTGCAGGCGCAGACCCTGTTTGATGGTCGCGAGCCCGACCTGGCGCAAGACCTACTCACACAGGCGGGGGTAAACACGGTTTGTGCATGGCAGCAGTGTTTGCAGTCCTTTGATGCCGTCAGCGACGGGAGTACATCAACGCCGCTGGTGTTGCAAGAAGAACGGCTGTATTTACAGCGTAACTGGCAGAGTGAAGGTCGCGTGGCGCAGTTTATCGCCGGCGAGCGTGAGATGCCCGCCTTTGACGAGTCCGCGATCCGGGCGGTTCTTGACCGTCTGTTTCCTAAAACAGACGACGAGGTTGACTGGCAAAAGGTGGCGGCGGCCGTTGCCCTGACCCGCCGTATTGCGGTTATTTCCGGTGGCCCGGGGACAGGGAAGACGACGACGGTTGCCAAACTTCTGGCGGCGCTAATTGAGCTAAATACCGGACCGGCGTTACGGATTCAATTAGCCGCGCCTACCGGAAAAGCCGCCGCGCGCCTGACGGAATCCTTGGGGGCGGCATTACAGCGTCTGGTGGTCGATCAACGGCAGCGAGAAGCATTCCCACAGGAAGCGACAACACTCCATCGTCTTTTGGGCGCGGTGGCAGATAGCCAGCGGCTGCGTTACCATCAGAATAATCCGTTACATGTGGATGTACTCATTGTGGACGAGGCATCGATGGTCGATCTACCGATGATGGCGAATGTAATAGCCGCGCTCCCGGCACAGGCCCGCCTTATTTTTCTCGGCGATCGCGATCAGTTGGCGTCCGTCGAAGCGGGGGCTGTATTAGGTGATATCTGTCGCTTCGCCGAAGCGGGTTATAGCCAGGGGCGGGCGCAACAACTTCATCGATTAACGGGATGTCAGCTTGTCGGCGGTGGAGCTAAAGAACAAACGACGGTCAGCGACAGTATCTGCCTGCTACGTCGTAGCTATCGGTTCGATCCGCATTCCGGTATTGGGCAACTCGCGCTCGCCGTGAATCGTGGTGATGATGTGCGTGTCCGTGCGGTACTCAATGGCGAATTTGCCGACATTATCTGTCGTCCGATTGACGAGGTAGAGGCATATCAGGGAATGCTGGCGCAGTGTGTCGCCGGGTATCGAGAGTACTTGCAGCTTATTGCGGCAGGCGCGCGACCGGATGCCGTGCTTTCCGCTTTCTTGCGTTATCGGCAACTGTGTGCGTTGCGTGAAGGGCCGTTTGGCGTCGCCGGTCTGAATCAGCGTATTGAGCAGGCCTTACATCAGGCCGGGTTGATTCAGCGTAGTCGTAACCCGTTGAATCGCTGGTATCCTGGTCGACCGGTCATGATTGAGCGTAACGATGTCGCATTAGGGTTATTTAATGGCGATATTGGTATCGCGATGGTGGGGGAACGCGAGCAACTGCGCGTGTTTTTCCCTTTGCCGAATGGTGAAATGAAAGACGTCACGCCAAGCCGTCTGCCGCCGCATGAAACAGCTTATGCGATGACGGTGCATAAATCGCAGGGGTCGGAGTTCGATCATACGGCGTTGGTGCTGCCGAACCATGTCTTACCAGTGTTGACGCGTGAGTTAGTGTATACCGCGATCACGCGTGCGCGGCAGCGCTTGTCCATTTATACCGACATCGGCATTCTGTGTCGGGCAGTGCAGACGCCAACGCAGCGCTATAGCGGCCTGAAAGAGAGAATTAGCGCACTGATGGAGCCTTCTTAA